The Constrictibacter sp. MBR-5 sequence ATCGTCGCGATGCCGGTCTCCGCCTTCACCCGCGCCGCCGCCGGGACCTGGTAGCCCGGCTTCACCGGGATGCGCGGCAGCGAGTTTCCGCCGCCAGAAATATCGACGAAGTCGCAGCCGCGCTCCTTCAGGACCGCGGCGAAGGCGACGGCGTCGTCCGGCGTGAAGCCTGCCGCGTCCCAGTCGGTGCCGTTGAAGCGGATGCCGAGCGGCTTCGGCTCCGGCCAGACCGCCCGGACGGCGTCGAAGACCTCCAGCGGGAACCGCATGCGGTTCTCCAGGCTCCCGCCATACTCGTCGTTGCGCTGGTTGGCGATCGGCGACAGGAACGAACTGAGCAGGTAGCCGTGCGCGCCGTGCAGTTCGATCAGGTCGATGCCCAGCCTGTCGGCGCGCTGCGTCGCCTGGACGAAGTCGGCGACGACCTTGTCCATGCCCTCGCGGTCGAGGGCCAGGGGCCGGTGCCAGCCGTCGCCGAACGGCACGGCCGACGGCGCCACGGTCTGCCATGCCCCGGGTTCGCCCTCCAGCAGCGGCTTGCCGCCGTCCTGCGGCGCCTGCGCCGAGGCCTTCCGCCCGGCATGGCCGAGTTGGATGCCGATCGGGGTGTTGCCGTACCGGCGGCAGGCCTTCAGCACGCGGCCCAGCGCCGCCTCGTTCTCGTCCGACCACAGTCCCAGGCAGCCGGTGGTGATCCGACCCTCCGGCGAGATGCCGGTCGCCTCGATGATCAGCAGTCCGGCGCCCGACAGCGCATAGCCGCCCAGATGGATCATGTGCCAGTCCGTCGCCGACCCGTCTTCGGCGCTGTACTGGCACATCGGCGCGATGACGATTCGATTCGGCAGTTCGAGGCCACGCAGCCGGATCGGCTGGAACAGCGCACTGGGCATGGGTCGGTCTTCCTCTCACGCGACGGCGGCGCATAAGGTAGTCGGGGCAGCAACCTCACAACAAGCCTGACCGGAGGAAACCCCTAAAATGCAATCGCTCCGCGCCATGATCGCCGGCCCCGAGCCGGTCACCGTTCCGCTCGTGCTCAACCCCATGATGGCGAAGCTCGCCGAAAACGCCGGATTCCGCGCGCTCTACCTGGGCGGCGGTGCCAGCGGCTACATGAAAGTCCACCTCGAGGCGAACCTCACGCTCACCGAGATGTGTCAGGCGGCGCTGGACATCCGCACCGTATCGTCGCTCCCGCTGATCCTCGACGGCGCGGCCGGCTTCGGCGATCCGATGCATATGCGGCGGACGATCGGCATGACCGAGGCGGCCGGCTTCGCCGCCATCGAGATCGAAGACCAGATCCTGCCGAAGCGCGCGCACCACCATGTCGGCATCGAGCACATGGTGCCGGCCGAACTGATGGCGGCGAAGGTAAAGGAGTGCGTCGCGGCGCGCCGGAACCCGGAGACGGTGATCATCGCCCGCACCAACGGCGTGCGCGCCAGCAACATGGACGATGCACTGCGCCGGGCTGAAGCCTACCGCGAGGCAGGTGCCGACGTGCTACTGCTCAGCCCGCGCAATCCGGAGGAGATCCGCCATATCGGCGAGCGTCTCGGCGGGCCGCTGATGTATCTGTGCAAGCCGGGCGGCGTGGCGAGTTCGGGGATGACGGCGGCGGACCTGCATTCGCTCGGCTGGCGGATCCTGGCCGACCCGCAGACGCTCGTGCTGGCGATGTACGAGAACGCGCGCAGCGTGTACGCCGAGATGGCCAAGGACTTCGCCGTCACCTCACGGCCGCTCGCCGACTGGGGCACCCTTCAGCACGAACTTCACGATGCGATCGGCCTGGATATCCTCCTGGATATCGAGAAGCGTACCGTGGAGAAAGGCTGAGCAAAGGCCTCAGACGACTGGACCCGCTGCTCTCCGCGGAGAGCGGCGGCCCCGTCAGCCGCCGGTCGCGCTGCCGTTGTCGCGTGTGCGGATGGCACGCATCGGCGGCCGGTGGTTGAAGGTGAGGCTCATGAGTGCGATGCCGCCGAGGACCGAGCAGATAACGAAGAAGCCGATCAGCAGCATGGCGATGGCAAGTTCTGCGCTCATCCTATCCCTCCCTGATCACATCACTGTCACATTTCAGATCATAAAGCCGGGTTAACGAGCAGGGTTCCGGCACCGGAGGTAATTTTCCGTCGCCTCGGACCCGATTCCTTGCCCAATCGGTCGCCGTGCTGATCGAAAAGCTGTCATGATTCTGCAAACGAAACCGGCTAATGTTCGAACGAACACCGGCCTGAGCGCTGGAACGAACGCACGCACGGTCGCCGCAGACAGCGCATGGAAGCCGCACGCCGACAGAGGGAAATCGCCGAACTGACGCGGGTCGAAGGATTCGCGTCGGTGGAGCGGCTCGCCCAGCGGTACGGGGTGTCGCCGCAGACGATCCGCCGCGACATCAACCTGCTCTGCGACCGCGGCGTCGTCCGCCGGCTCCGCGGCGGCGCCGGTATGCCGGCCGTCCCCGACGAGACGGCGAACATCGCCTACGACGCGCGCCAGGTGATGAATCTCCAGGCCAAGCGCCGGATCGCTGCGCTGGTCGCCGAGCGCATTCCCGATGGTTCGTCGGTATCGATCGGCATCGGCACGACCCCGGAGCAGGTGGCCGTCGCCCTCGCCCAGCGCCGCGGCCTTGCGGTCGTGACCAACAACATGAACGCGGCCATGGTGCTCTGCCGCAACGAAACGAACGCCGTTACCATCGTCGGCGGCCGCCTGCGCAACCGCGACCGCGACGTCACCGGCGACCCGGCGGTCGCCGTCTTCGCGACGTTCAGGGTCGACTTCGCCGTGTTCGGCGTCGGCGGCATCGACGAGGATGGCGGCCTGCTCGATTTCGACAGCGACGAGGTGCGCACGCGCGCCGCCATGGCGGCCAATGCGCGTTCGCGCCTGCTGGTGGCCGACCGCAGCAAGTTCGGCCGCAACGCCTTTGCCCGGGGCGGCAACCTGGGCGAGATGGACGCGCTCTTCACCGATGGCCCGGTGCCGCCGGCCTTCGCCGCCATGGTCGCCGCCAGCGGCGTCGACCTCAACGTAGCCGCCGCGCCGGAAACGCCATGACGATCGATGGACAGGAGATCCGCGTCGAGCGGCTGGTCAAGGACTGGGCGGGCACGCGGGCCGTGGACGGCATCTCCTTCACCGCCGAGCCGGGCAGCTTCACAGTCCTTCTGGGGCCCAGCGGCTGCGGCAAGTCGACGACGCTGCGCCTCGTCGCCGGCATCGAGACGGCCACCGACGGCCGCATCGCCATCGGCGCGCGCGACGTGACCGGCCTGCCGCCGGGCGAACGCCATATCTCGATGGTCTTCCAGACCTACGCGCTGTTTCCGCACCTGACCGTGGGCGAGAACATCGTCTTCGGCCTGCGGGTGCGGAAGCTGCCGAAAGCCGAGCGCGAAGAGCGCCTGAAGCGGGTCGCCGACCTGCTCGGCATCACCCACCTGCTCGACCGCCGTCCCTCGCAGATTTCCGGCGGGCAGCAGCAGCGCGTGGCGCTCGGCCGCGCCATCGTCGCCGAGACGCCGGTCTGCCTGATGGACGAGCCGCTGTCGAACCTCGACGCCAAGCTGCGCCACGAGATGCGCCAGGAGATCCGTGGCCTGCAGCAGCGGCTCGGCATCACCATGCTCTACGTCACCCACGACCAGGCCGAGGCGATGAGCATGGCCGACCGGGTCATCCTGATGCGCGACGGCCGCATCGAGCAGGACGCGCCGCCGGACGAACTCTACGACCGCCCCGCCACGGCCTTCGCCGCGCGCTTCATCGGCACCCCGCCGATGAACCTGCTCGCTCTCGCCGACGCTCCGTCGGGGGCCGTCGTTCGCGGCACCGACGCCGCAATCGGCTTCGGCGCCGGCGAGGGGATGCTGCTGGGCGTGCGTCCCGAGGACCTGGCGTTTGCCGAGACCGGCCTGCCGGCGCGTGTCGTCGCCGTCGAGTATCTGGGCGCCGACAGCCTCGTCGCCTGCATGGTGGCGGGCGAGGCCTGCGACGTCCGCGTACCCGGCCGCGCCGCCCTGCGCCCCGGCGACACCTGCTTCATCCGCCTGCCCCCCACGGGCCGGCTGCACCTGTTCGACGCGGCGAGCGGGAGACGCCGCGACGATACCGCCCGCCGCTCCGACCGACCGGCCACGGCCGGCGCCTGAGAGACAGCGCCGGGCGTCATTGTCCGAGCGAACCACGACCCGTCAGGAGACTTCATGCGACTGTTCAACCGATCCACCCTCGCCGGCTTGGCCACCGCCGCCGGCCTCGCCTTCGCCGCGGCCCCCGCGGCGGCCGACGTCGAACTCACCATGTACTATCCGGTCGCCGTCGGCGGCCCGGTCACCAAGGTGGTCGACGGGATGACCGCCGCCTTCACGAAGGACCATCCCGACATCAAGGTGACGGCCGTCTATGCCGGCAACTACGACGACACGCGCACGAAGGCGCTCGCCGCGCTCAAGGCCGGCCAGCCGGTGCAACTCTCGGTGCTGTTCTCCATCGACCTGTTCGAGCTGATCGACCAGGGCGTGATCGTGCCCTTCGAGGACGTCGTCAAGACCGACGCCGACAAGGCCTGGCTCGACAGCTTCTATCCGTCGCTGATGGCGAACGGCAAGACGCAGGGCAAGACCTGGGGCATTCCCTTCCAGCGCTCGACCATCGTCCTCTACTACAACAAGGACGCGTTCAAGGAGGCCGGCCTCGACCCCGAGAAGGCGCCCGCCACCTGGGCCGACATGCAGGCCATGGGCGAGAAGCTCGTGAAGAAGGACGCGTCGGGCAACGTCGAGCGCTACGGCGTCATGGTGCCGTCGACCGGCTACCCCTACTGGATGTTCCAGGCCTTCGCCAAGCAGAACGGCGAGGTCCTGATGAACCAGGACGGCACCGAGACCTATTTCGACAAGCCGAAGGTCGTCGAAGCCCTCTCCTACTGGCGCGAACTGGGCCAGAAGGGCGTGATGCCCTCCGGCACCGTCGAATGGGGCACCCTGCGCGACCAGTTCCTGCAGGGCAAGACCGCCATGATGTGGCACACCACGGGAAACCTGACCGCCGTGCGCAAGGGTGCGACCTTCGACTTCGGCGTCGCCATGCTGCCCGCCAGCAAGGAGCGCGGCTCGCCCACCGGCGGCGGCAACTTCTACATCTTCGAGAAGGCGAGCCCGGCCGAGCGTGAGGCCGCCCTCACCTTCATCAAGTGGATGACCGCACCGGAGCGCGCCGCCCAGTGGTCGATCGACACCGGCTACGTCGCCGTGACGCCGGCCGCCTACGAAACCGAGACGCTGAAGAAGTACGTCGCCGACTTCCCGCCGGCGGCCGTCGCGCGCGACCAGCTCGACCATTCGGTGGCGGAGTTCTCGGTCCATGAGAACGCCCGCGTGAAGAAGGCCCTCGACGACGCCATCCAGGCCACCCTCACCGGCGGCAAGGAGCCGAAGGCCGCACTGACCGAAGCCCAGGCCACCGCCGACCGGATCCTGAAGCGGTACCGGTAACTCTTCCTTTCTGTGTCACCCCGCCCTTCGAGACGCCGGCTGCGCCGGCTCCTCAGGGCGGGGTGGTGCTTTTCGCCGATTAGGTCCTCGTCCTGAGGAGGCCCGAAGGGCCGTCTCGAAGGGCGCGGACCGGTCCAACGCCCTCGGAGCATCCACCCCCTTGCCCGCCCACCGCCGCGTCACCGTCCATCCCCACGCCCAGGCTTGGCTGCTGCTGCTGCCGGCGCTCGTGCTGCTGGTCGCCTTCACCCACTGGCCGATCGTCGCCAGCCTCTGGGACAGCGTCCACTCCACGCCGCGCGGCATGCGGCCGAAGGCCTTCGTCGGGCTCGACAACTACGCCTTTATGATCGACGACCCGGTCTTCTGGCAGGTGATGTGGAACAACCTGCTGTTCGCGCTCGGCACGATCCCCGCCTCGATCGCCCTGGCGCTGCTGATGGCCGTCTTCGTCAACGAGCGGCTTCCGGCGCGCGGCGCGGTGCGGCTCGCCTACTTCACCCCGACCGTCCTGCCGATGGTCGCGGTCGCCAGCATCTGGCTGTTCTTCTTCACGCCGCAGCTCGGCCTGCTCGACCAGGTGCGCGCCGCGTTCGGCGCCGGGCCGCACAACTGGCTCGGCGACCCGTCGACGGTGCTCTGGTGCATCGTGGTCATGACGGTGTGGAAGGAGGCCGGCTTCTTCATGATCTTCTATCTGGCAGCCCTTCAGGCGATCCCGCCGAACCTCACCGAGGCGGCCGCCGTCGAGGGCGCCTCGCGCTGGTACACCTTCCGCCGCGTCGTCCTGCCGCTGCTGATGCCGACGACGCTGTTCGTGCTGATCAACGCGACCATCAACTCGTTCAAGCTGGTCGACCAGCTCTTCATCCTGACCAAGGGCGGCCCGGACAACGCCTCCAGCCTGCTGCTCTACTACATCTACGAGACGGCCTTCGCCTTCAACGACTGGGCCTATGCGGCGACGCTGACCGCCGTGCTGATCGGCCTGCTCGGCGGCCTCGCCCTGATCCAGTTCGTCCTCATCGAGCGCCGGGTGCACTACCGATGAAGACGCGCTCCCTGGAGACGGTCGCCGCCTGGGCGCTCGCCCTGCTCTGGATCCTGCCGCTCGCCTATGCGCTGTGGGCGGCGATCCATCCGCCGGCCTACGCCACCCGCTTCGAGCTGGGGGCGCCGCTCTCCCTGGAGAACTTCCGCCGCGCCTGGGAGATCGCGCCTTTTCCGCGCTACTTCCTCAACACCGTCATGCTGGTGACGATGGTGCTGGCGGGCCAGTTCCTGCTCTGCACCCTCGCCGCCTACGCCTTCGCGCGCTACGCCTTTCCCGGCCGCGACGTCGCCTTCGCCCTGATCATGGTGCAGATCCTGATCATGCCGGAGGTGCTGCTGGTCGAGAACTACATGACGATCGCGCGCATCGGTCTCGTCGACACGGTGCCGGCGATCGCATTGCCCTACGTCGCCTCGGCCTTCGGCATCTTCCTGCTGCGCCAGACCTTCAAGCAGGTGCCGCGCGAACTGGAGGAGGCGGCGCTGGTGGAGGGGGCCGGGCCGCTGACCATCCTGTGGCGCGTCTACGTGCCCCTCGCCCGGCCGACCTACCTCGCCTACGCGCTGGTCTCGATCAGCTACCACTGGAACAACTTCCTGTGGCCGCTGGTCATCACCAGCTCGGTCGAGACGCGGCCGATCACGGTCGGACTCGGCGTCTTCGCCGCGCCGGAGACCGGCGTGAACTGGGCGGTGATCTCCGCCGGCACGCTCATCTCGGTGGCGCCGCTGCTGATCGCCTTCCTGCTCTTCCAGCGTCAGTTCGTGCAGAGCTTCATGCGGGCGGGAATCCGTTAGGCCGCCGGTAGGTCGCATACGTCGACAGCACCCAGCGCAGCGACGGCCGATCGCGCCATCGGGCGAGCGTCGCCGCCGTCGTCGCCGGCAGACGCAGATGGCGATAGACCGGTATCTCCGCCGGAAGCGCCAGCGGCGCGAGGAGGCTGGCGGCGGTGATGTCGGCCCTGCCGAACGTGCCGCCGACCAGCGGGCGCGTCCCGTCGACGCGGTCGTCGAACCACCCCAGTTCGCGCTCGAGTTCCTCTTCCAGTGCGGCGGTCAGTGCAGGCCGGGCATTCATGCTCGACGCCATGGCCCGGCGCAGCACCGGCCAGCTCGCCCTGCCGATGAGGCGCTGCCAGGCAGGCACGCCATCGAGCAGCATGTCGGGAACGCCCGAACCGCGGTGATGCAGCGCCACGCTATAGAGATACTGGCGCAGGAGCGTCGCGATCCGGTGCTCGAACCGGTCCTCCAATGCGGG is a genomic window containing:
- a CDS encoding DeoR/GlpR family DNA-binding transcription regulator, which gives rise to MEAARRQREIAELTRVEGFASVERLAQRYGVSPQTIRRDINLLCDRGVVRRLRGGAGMPAVPDETANIAYDARQVMNLQAKRRIAALVAERIPDGSSVSIGIGTTPEQVAVALAQRRGLAVVTNNMNAAMVLCRNETNAVTIVGGRLRNRDRDVTGDPAVAVFATFRVDFAVFGVGGIDEDGGLLDFDSDEVRTRAAMAANARSRLLVADRSKFGRNAFARGGNLGEMDALFTDGPVPPAFAAMVAASGVDLNVAAAPETP
- a CDS encoding ABC transporter ATP-binding protein, translating into MTIDGQEIRVERLVKDWAGTRAVDGISFTAEPGSFTVLLGPSGCGKSTTLRLVAGIETATDGRIAIGARDVTGLPPGERHISMVFQTYALFPHLTVGENIVFGLRVRKLPKAEREERLKRVADLLGITHLLDRRPSQISGGQQQRVALGRAIVAETPVCLMDEPLSNLDAKLRHEMRQEIRGLQQRLGITMLYVTHDQAEAMSMADRVILMRDGRIEQDAPPDELYDRPATAFAARFIGTPPMNLLALADAPSGAVVRGTDAAIGFGAGEGMLLGVRPEDLAFAETGLPARVVAVEYLGADSLVACMVAGEACDVRVPGRAALRPGDTCFIRLPPTGRLHLFDAASGRRRDDTARRSDRPATAGA
- a CDS encoding ABC transporter substrate-binding protein, yielding MRLFNRSTLAGLATAAGLAFAAAPAAADVELTMYYPVAVGGPVTKVVDGMTAAFTKDHPDIKVTAVYAGNYDDTRTKALAALKAGQPVQLSVLFSIDLFELIDQGVIVPFEDVVKTDADKAWLDSFYPSLMANGKTQGKTWGIPFQRSTIVLYYNKDAFKEAGLDPEKAPATWADMQAMGEKLVKKDASGNVERYGVMVPSTGYPYWMFQAFAKQNGEVLMNQDGTETYFDKPKVVEALSYWRELGQKGVMPSGTVEWGTLRDQFLQGKTAMMWHTTGNLTAVRKGATFDFGVAMLPASKERGSPTGGGNFYIFEKASPAEREAALTFIKWMTAPERAAQWSIDTGYVAVTPAAYETETLKKYVADFPPAAVARDQLDHSVAEFSVHENARVKKALDDAIQATLTGGKEPKAALTEAQATADRILKRYR
- a CDS encoding isocitrate lyase/PEP mutase family protein, with product MQSLRAMIAGPEPVTVPLVLNPMMAKLAENAGFRALYLGGGASGYMKVHLEANLTLTEMCQAALDIRTVSSLPLILDGAAGFGDPMHMRRTIGMTEAAGFAAIEIEDQILPKRAHHHVGIEHMVPAELMAAKVKECVAARRNPETVIIARTNGVRASNMDDALRRAEAYREAGADVLLLSPRNPEEIRHIGERLGGPLMYLCKPGGVASSGMTAADLHSLGWRILADPQTLVLAMYENARSVYAEMAKDFAVTSRPLADWGTLQHELHDAIGLDILLDIEKRTVEKG
- a CDS encoding glutathione S-transferase N-terminal domain-containing protein, whose translation is MAFQDGLGVTRLDDAHQSFRLLVLPASHFCERARWGLDHAGVDYDEVRLAAGIHMPLTRRVASGTSLPVLIVPGGRAVQGSGRILDHLRLPGGEPALEDRFEHRIATLLRQYLYSVALHHRGSGVPDMLLDGVPAWQRLIGRASWPVLRRAMASSMNARPALTAALEEELERELGWFDDRVDGTRPLVGGTFGRADITAASLLAPLALPAEIPVYRHLRLPATTAATLARWRDRPSLRWVLSTYATYRRPNGFPPA
- a CDS encoding NADH:flavin oxidoreductase/NADH oxidase; the protein is MPSALFQPIRLRGLELPNRIVIAPMCQYSAEDGSATDWHMIHLGGYALSGAGLLIIEATGISPEGRITTGCLGLWSDENEAALGRVLKACRRYGNTPIGIQLGHAGRKASAQAPQDGGKPLLEGEPGAWQTVAPSAVPFGDGWHRPLALDREGMDKVVADFVQATQRADRLGIDLIELHGAHGYLLSSFLSPIANQRNDEYGGSLENRMRFPLEVFDAVRAVWPEPKPLGIRFNGTDWDAAGFTPDDAVAFAAVLKERGCDFVDISGGGNSLPRIPVKPGYQVPAAARVKAETGIATMAVGMIREPAYAEEIVASGQADMVALARGMLYEPRWAWRAAEELGAEAAYPPQYERGRPAKWPQAFSRRDAAE
- a CDS encoding carbohydrate ABC transporter permease, which translates into the protein MKTRSLETVAAWALALLWILPLAYALWAAIHPPAYATRFELGAPLSLENFRRAWEIAPFPRYFLNTVMLVTMVLAGQFLLCTLAAYAFARYAFPGRDVAFALIMVQILIMPEVLLVENYMTIARIGLVDTVPAIALPYVASAFGIFLLRQTFKQVPRELEEAALVEGAGPLTILWRVYVPLARPTYLAYALVSISYHWNNFLWPLVITSSVETRPITVGLGVFAAPETGVNWAVISAGTLISVAPLLIAFLLFQRQFVQSFMRAGIR
- a CDS encoding sugar ABC transporter permease — encoded protein: MPAHRRVTVHPHAQAWLLLLPALVLLVAFTHWPIVASLWDSVHSTPRGMRPKAFVGLDNYAFMIDDPVFWQVMWNNLLFALGTIPASIALALLMAVFVNERLPARGAVRLAYFTPTVLPMVAVASIWLFFFTPQLGLLDQVRAAFGAGPHNWLGDPSTVLWCIVVMTVWKEAGFFMIFYLAALQAIPPNLTEAAAVEGASRWYTFRRVVLPLLMPTTLFVLINATINSFKLVDQLFILTKGGPDNASSLLLYYIYETAFAFNDWAYAATLTAVLIGLLGGLALIQFVLIERRVHYR